Proteins encoded in a region of the Mycoplasma mobile 163K genome:
- a CDS encoding adenylyltransferase/cytidyltransferase family protein, giving the protein MKIIKEETKNALFVGSFTYFKMGHFDVVKRALKVFDYVYIAPSINEEKNNENSLEERYLKLKNKFKNFKRIEIIKNTGDSSSLAKKLNASIVRGVRIDDENIFIRDSLYEKKLIQYYEEHGVECFVVYNKSNSEEFFPENYQIDY; this is encoded by the coding sequence ATGAAAATAATAAAAGAAGAAACAAAAAATGCTCTTTTTGTAGGAAGTTTTACATATTTTAAAATGGGGCATTTTGATGTTGTAAAAAGAGCTTTAAAAGTTTTTGATTATGTTTATATTGCACCAAGTATTAATGAGGAAAAAAATAATGAAAATTCTTTAGAAGAAAGATACTTAAAATTGAAAAATAAGTTCAAAAATTTTAAAAGAATTGAAATCATAAAAAATACAGGAGATTCTAGTAGTCTTGCAAAAAAATTAAATGCTTCAATTGTTAGAGGGGTAAGGATTGATGATGAAAATATCTTCATTCGCGATTCTCTTTATGAAAAAAAATTAATTCAATATTATGAAGAACATGGTGTTGAATGTTTTGTTGTTTATAATAAATCAAATTCTGAAGAATTTTTCCCTGAAAATTATCAAATAGACTATTAA
- the lpdA gene encoding dihydrolipoyl dehydrogenase gives MFKFKFADIGEGLHEGLVAEIYKKEGDMVKEGEALFSVETDKVTSDIPSPATGKIVKVAMAQGDTIHVGQEIYYIDDGSSSQSIEVKPAEIKAEAPKKAGGGASVVGEVAVSDEVMSFGKKTSSTPTSSTSIQPTSFNGKITDKYDVIVLGSGPGGYLAAEEAGKNGKKTLIIEKEYWGGVCLNVGCIPTKALLKSTEVFEQLSHASDYGLDIDVSKLKMNWKKMQERKQKVVNTLVGGVLALMKGNKVKTINGEAKFLAPKVVQVNGEIYEAENIIIATGSKNRKLTLPGFEEAYKSGFAITAEEAIQIESLPKELVIIGGGVIGIEFAQIFAASGSKVTVIQNAPTIIPALDEDVIKVLSDKLISSGIQIVYNAETVKIEKDTLHYKVNGEAKTIKASKIMVSVGRIPVIANAKEVGYQIGEKGEIVINEFCQTNIPGAYAIGDVTFKTMLAHVAYQHAHIAIKHLLGNGDLSYTGKTVPACIYTHPEIASVGMSERQAKESGRAYISEKHQMKFIGKAIASDQTMGFSKLIIDKETHEILGAHIIGAHATDLISELVVAIDLETTVHEIANAIHPHPTFSEIIWENARTASHKLKKK, from the coding sequence ATGTTTAAATTTAAATTTGCAGATATTGGTGAAGGACTTCATGAAGGTCTTGTAGCTGAAATTTATAAAAAAGAAGGAGATATGGTAAAAGAAGGAGAAGCTTTATTTTCTGTTGAAACAGATAAAGTAACTTCTGATATTCCTTCTCCTGCTACAGGAAAAATTGTTAAAGTAGCAATGGCTCAAGGTGATACAATTCATGTTGGTCAAGAAATTTACTACATTGATGATGGTTCATCTTCACAATCTATTGAAGTTAAACCTGCCGAAATAAAAGCAGAAGCTCCTAAAAAAGCAGGTGGTGGAGCTTCTGTAGTTGGAGAAGTTGCTGTTTCAGATGAAGTTATGTCTTTTGGAAAAAAAACTTCAAGTACTCCTACATCATCAACATCTATTCAACCAACATCTTTTAATGGGAAAATCACTGATAAATATGATGTTATTGTTTTAGGTAGTGGTCCTGGTGGGTATTTAGCTGCTGAAGAAGCTGGTAAAAATGGTAAAAAAACTCTGATTATTGAAAAAGAATATTGAGGAGGAGTATGTCTTAATGTGGGATGTATTCCAACAAAAGCTTTATTAAAATCAACAGAAGTGTTCGAGCAACTTTCACACGCTTCAGATTATGGATTAGATATTGATGTTTCTAAACTTAAAATGAATTGAAAAAAAATGCAAGAAAGAAAGCAAAAAGTTGTTAATACTCTTGTTGGTGGTGTTCTTGCTCTTATGAAGGGGAACAAAGTTAAAACCATTAATGGAGAGGCTAAATTTTTAGCGCCTAAGGTTGTTCAAGTTAATGGTGAAATTTATGAAGCTGAAAATATCATTATTGCAACAGGTTCAAAAAATAGAAAATTAACTTTGCCAGGTTTTGAAGAAGCTTATAAATCAGGATTTGCAATTACAGCTGAAGAAGCAATTCAAATTGAATCTTTACCAAAAGAATTAGTAATTATTGGTGGAGGAGTTATTGGAATTGAATTTGCTCAAATTTTTGCAGCGTCAGGTTCTAAAGTAACAGTTATTCAAAATGCTCCAACAATCATTCCTGCTTTGGATGAAGATGTTATTAAAGTTTTATCTGATAAATTAATAAGTTCAGGAATCCAAATTGTTTATAATGCAGAAACTGTTAAAATTGAAAAAGATACTTTACATTACAAAGTAAACGGAGAAGCTAAAACAATTAAGGCTTCAAAAATTATGGTCTCAGTTGGTAGAATTCCAGTCATTGCTAATGCAAAAGAAGTCGGATATCAAATTGGTGAAAAAGGCGAAATTGTTATTAATGAATTTTGTCAAACAAATATTCCAGGAGCTTACGCAATTGGGGATGTCACTTTTAAAACTATGCTTGCTCATGTCGCTTATCAACATGCTCACATTGCAATAAAACATCTTTTAGGAAACGGAGATCTATCTTATACAGGTAAAACAGTCCCAGCATGTATTTACACACATCCTGAAATTGCTTCTGTAGGAATGTCCGAAAGACAAGCAAAAGAAAGTGGTAGAGCATATATTTCTGAAAAACATCAAATGAAATTTATTGGAAAAGCAATTGCATCAGATCAAACAATGGGTTTTTCTAAATTAATTATTGATAAAGAAACTCATGAAATTTTAGGAGCTCATATTATTGGAGCACATGCAACTGATTTAATTAGTGAATTAGTTGTTGCTATAGATTTAGAAACAACAGTTCATGAAATTGCTAATGCAATACACCCTCACCCTACTTTCAGTGAAATTATTTGAGAAAATGCCCGTACAGCAAGTCACAAATTAAAAAAGAAATAA
- the pdhA gene encoding pyruvate dehydrogenase (acetyl-transferring) E1 component subunit alpha, producing the protein MKYKYVKPGHVMTDPSWDSIIRYLDKKGDLIDKKYKRVDTLTDEKILKAYRYMVLSREQDDYMSQLQLQGKMLTFAPNYGEEALQAAAAMPMKKGDWFVPAFRSNVTMLYLGVPLKNQLLYWNGNENGNKMPKDVNVLPVNIPIGTQTSHATGLAFGMRHKGNKNVSVSFIGNGGTSEGEYFEAMNFASIHKLPTVFCVNNNQWSISTPSHLERASSTIASDGYAMGIPGLRVDGNDLLASYEVMEEALEYARSGNGPVLVEFVTWRQGKHTTSDDPTVYRTREVEKKHEEWEPFHRIEKYILDNKIASKKDLEKIAEDVKPEVRKAYEESLVNIDETIDEIFDYTYATLSKDLLKQKAEAEAFFKKGSK; encoded by the coding sequence ATGAAATACAAATATGTCAAACCAGGTCATGTTATGACTGACCCAAGTTGAGATTCAATAATTCGTTATTTAGACAAAAAAGGAGACTTGATTGATAAAAAGTACAAAAGAGTTGACACACTAACAGATGAAAAAATTCTAAAAGCATATAGATACATGGTTTTATCAAGAGAGCAAGATGATTACATGTCTCAATTGCAACTTCAAGGTAAAATGTTAACTTTTGCACCAAATTATGGTGAAGAAGCTTTACAAGCAGCAGCAGCAATGCCAATGAAAAAAGGAGACTGATTTGTACCGGCATTTAGATCAAATGTAACAATGTTATATCTAGGTGTTCCTTTGAAAAACCAATTACTATATTGAAATGGTAATGAAAATGGTAATAAAATGCCTAAAGATGTAAATGTTTTACCTGTTAATATTCCAATAGGAACTCAAACTTCACATGCAACAGGACTTGCATTTGGTATGAGACACAAAGGAAACAAAAACGTTTCAGTTTCGTTTATTGGTAATGGAGGAACATCTGAAGGGGAATATTTTGAGGCAATGAACTTTGCTTCAATCCACAAACTTCCAACAGTTTTTTGTGTTAATAATAATCAATGATCAATTTCAACACCTTCACATTTAGAAAGAGCAAGTTCAACAATTGCCTCTGATGGATATGCAATGGGAATTCCTGGTTTAAGAGTAGATGGTAATGATCTTCTAGCTTCATATGAAGTTATGGAAGAAGCTCTAGAATATGCTAGATCAGGAAATGGACCAGTTCTTGTTGAATTTGTAACTTGAAGACAAGGAAAACATACAACAAGTGATGATCCTACTGTATATAGAACAAGAGAAGTAGAGAAAAAACATGAAGAATGAGAACCATTCCATAGAATTGAAAAATACATTCTAGATAATAAAATTGCTTCTAAAAAAGATCTTGAAAAAATAGCAGAAGATGTAAAACCAGAAGTAAGAAAAGCATATGAAGAATCATTAGTGAATATCGATGAAACAATTGATGAAATTTTCGATTACACATATGCAACACTATCAAAAGACTTGCTAAAGCAAAAAGCAGAAGCAGAAGCATTCTTTAAGAAAGGCTCAAAATAA
- a CDS encoding alpha-ketoacid dehydrogenase subunit beta — protein sequence MAKIKVNNIEAVTNALEIMMEKDKDVVLWGEDAGYEGGVFRATKGLQAKFGDKRIFDAPISEAAIAGVGVGAAIYGLKPVVEIQFSGFSFPAMMQLFTHAARYRNRSRGRFTVPMVVRIPMGGGIRALEHHSEALEALYAHIPGLKVILPSTPYDTKGLLIAAIKDPDPVIFFEPKKIYRAFKEEIPAEEYEVEIGKANVLTEGTDITLVTYGAQVHDSLAAIRELGSEMSVELIDLRTIKPLDIDTILESVKKTGKLIVVHEAVKSFSVSAEIITRVNEELFEYLSAAPVRLTGYDITVPLAKGENFFVISKEKIIAKLRELKAE from the coding sequence ATGGCAAAAATTAAAGTAAATAATATCGAAGCAGTTACAAATGCTTTAGAAATTATGATGGAAAAAGACAAAGATGTTGTTCTTTGAGGTGAAGATGCCGGATATGAAGGTGGAGTTTTTAGAGCAACTAAAGGACTTCAAGCAAAATTTGGAGATAAAAGAATTTTTGATGCACCTATTTCAGAAGCTGCAATTGCAGGAGTAGGAGTAGGAGCAGCAATTTATGGATTAAAACCAGTTGTAGAAATTCAATTTTCAGGTTTTTCTTTCCCAGCAATGATGCAACTATTCACGCATGCTGCAAGATATAGAAATAGATCAAGAGGGCGTTTTACAGTTCCTATGGTTGTAAGAATTCCTATGGGTGGAGGAATTAGAGCTTTAGAGCATCACTCAGAAGCTTTAGAAGCTTTATATGCACACATTCCAGGATTAAAGGTTATCTTGCCTTCAACTCCTTATGACACAAAAGGTTTATTAATTGCAGCAATTAAAGATCCAGATCCTGTTATTTTCTTTGAACCTAAAAAAATCTATCGTGCTTTTAAAGAAGAAATTCCTGCAGAAGAATATGAAGTAGAAATTGGTAAAGCTAATGTTTTAACAGAAGGAACAGATATTACATTAGTTACTTATGGAGCACAAGTTCATGATTCTTTAGCAGCAATTAGAGAATTAGGAAGTGAAATGAGTGTTGAATTAATTGATTTAAGAACAATTAAACCTCTTGATATTGATACAATTTTAGAATCTGTTAAAAAAACAGGAAAACTTATTGTTGTTCATGAAGCTGTAAAATCATTTTCAGTTTCAGCAGAAATTATTACAAGAGTTAATGAAGAACTTTTTGAATACTTATCAGCAGCACCAGTAAGATTAACAGGTTATGACATTACAGTTCCTCTTGCTAAAGGTGAAAACTTCTTTGTTATTTCAAAAGAAAAAATCATTGCAAAATTAAGAGAACTGAAAGCTGAATAA
- a CDS encoding glycine C-acetyltransferase yields MNFSSYNLENFLDENLKNLKEKNLYSTIDTLEGANGPEIIIDGKKKINLASNNYLGFATHPDLIEASNNATIKYGVGSGAVRTINGTLDVHIELEKRIAKFKGTEASIAFQSGFNANMGAISSIMGKDDAILSDSLNHASIIDGCRLSKAKIIRVEHSDMIDLEQKAKEATESGLYKKIMYITDGVFSMDGDVAKLDKIVKIAEKYNLITYVDDAHGSGVLGKGAGTVKEFGLSNKIDLQMGTLSKAIGVVGGYVAGSQKLISWLKSQARTFLFSTSLTPGSCAAIIKAIDLIESDSSYVEKLWKNANYFKKELQKIGYNIGNSQTPITPIILGEEKLAQNFAKRLIEEGVYVKPIIFPTVPLGTARVRNMPSAAHSKKILDEAIKIYLKVGKEMKII; encoded by the coding sequence ATGAATTTTTCAAGTTACAATTTAGAAAATTTTTTAGATGAAAATCTAAAAAATTTAAAGGAGAAAAATCTTTATTCAACAATTGATACACTTGAAGGTGCAAATGGCCCTGAAATAATTATAGATGGAAAGAAAAAAATAAATTTAGCATCAAATAATTATCTTGGTTTTGCAACACATCCTGATTTAATTGAAGCATCAAATAATGCAACGATAAAATATGGTGTGGGTTCAGGAGCTGTTAGAACTATTAATGGAACTCTTGATGTTCATATTGAACTTGAGAAAAGAATTGCCAAATTCAAAGGAACAGAAGCATCTATTGCATTTCAATCGGGTTTTAATGCGAACATGGGTGCAATTTCTTCGATTATGGGAAAAGATGATGCAATTCTTTCTGATAGTTTAAATCATGCCTCAATTATTGATGGGTGTCGTTTATCAAAAGCGAAAATTATTCGTGTTGAGCATTCAGACATGATAGATCTGGAACAAAAAGCAAAAGAAGCAACTGAAAGTGGTCTTTACAAAAAAATTATGTATATTACTGATGGTGTTTTTTCAATGGATGGTGATGTAGCAAAATTAGATAAAATTGTAAAAATAGCCGAAAAATATAATTTAATCACTTATGTAGATGATGCACATGGTTCGGGTGTTCTTGGTAAAGGAGCAGGAACTGTAAAAGAATTTGGTTTATCAAATAAAATTGACTTGCAAATGGGAACTTTATCAAAAGCAATAGGAGTTGTTGGAGGTTATGTAGCAGGATCTCAAAAATTAATTTCTTGGCTAAAATCTCAGGCTAGAACTTTTTTATTTTCAACTTCTTTAACTCCAGGCTCTTGTGCTGCTATTATTAAAGCGATTGATTTAATAGAATCTGATTCTTCGTATGTTGAAAAATTGTGAAAAAATGCGAATTACTTTAAAAAAGAATTGCAAAAAATAGGTTATAACATTGGAAATTCTCAAACACCAATCACTCCTATTATTTTAGGAGAAGAAAAATTAGCTCAAAATTTTGCAAAACGTCTAATAGAAGAAGGTGTTTATGTTAAACCAATTATTTTTCCAACTGTGCCTTTAGGAACAGCAAGGGTAAGAAATATGCCAAGTGCTGCTCATTCAAAAAAAATCCTTGATGAAGCTATTAAAATTTATTTAAAAGTAGGTAAAGAAATGAAAATTATTTAA
- the yaaA gene encoding peroxide stress protein YaaA, with protein sequence MKKNFKILINSSKTLNINEMVDKKENFDIPFFFEKNLTIAQELIYLSEKQISKNFKISEKVAKKTFEYFQKYNQKLYPAIKIYDGTFFKQLNLNSYDLSWLSEHVLIIDAFYGILKPFDLISPYRLDFKYKNLSFDLYDFWKESINNYLNEFEIYSLASQEFTNLLEKSKYVNLLEKFNLKTKKQRGQKFHEILLKKSL encoded by the coding sequence ATGAAAAAAAACTTCAAAATTTTAATTAATTCATCAAAAACTTTAAATATTAATGAAATGGTAGATAAAAAAGAGAATTTTGATATTCCATTTTTCTTTGAAAAAAATTTAACAATTGCCCAAGAATTAATTTATTTATCTGAAAAGCAAATTTCAAAAAATTTCAAGATTAGCGAAAAAGTTGCTAAAAAAACTTTTGAATATTTTCAAAAATATAATCAAAAGCTTTATCCTGCTATAAAAATTTACGATGGAACATTTTTTAAACAATTAAATTTAAATAGTTATGATTTAAGTTGATTGAGCGAACATGTTTTAATTATCGATGCTTTTTATGGAATTTTAAAGCCTTTTGATCTAATATCTCCTTATAGATTAGATTTTAAATATAAGAATCTTTCTTTTGATTTGTATGATTTTTGAAAAGAAAGTATTAATAATTACTTAAATGAATTTGAAATTTATTCTCTTGCCTCGCAAGAATTTACCAATTTATTAGAAAAATCAAAATATGTTAATTTATTAGAAAAATTTAATTTAAAAACAAAAAAACAAAGAGGTCAAAAATTTCATGAAATTTTATTAAAAAAATCTCTATAA
- a CDS encoding SemiSWEET family sugar transporter: MFVALTVFSLIGSIGLVFGFMPQAWKTWKTKDARHLSLIMFILVNIAAVFFIIYGISFLGRFASPDVSMDQKISSDLIPGLSLLLSNLIVLFGSLVITYVKIKNLKEEKFTKKNLNLGDLNKSNILEGDKK; encoded by the coding sequence ATGTTTGTTGCGTTAACTGTTTTTTCTCTTATAGGTTCAATTGGTTTAGTTTTTGGTTTTATGCCTCAGGCTTGAAAAACTTGAAAAACAAAAGATGCTAGGCACTTAAGTTTGATAATGTTTATTTTAGTTAATATTGCTGCAGTCTTTTTTATTATTTATGGAATTTCATTTTTAGGTAGATTTGCAAGCCCTGATGTTAGTATGGATCAAAAAATAAGTAGTGATTTAATCCCAGGTTTATCATTATTGCTTTCAAATTTAATTGTTTTATTTGGATCTTTAGTAATCACATATGTAAAAATTAAAAATTTAAAAGAGGAAAAATTTACTAAAAAGAATTTAAATTTAGGTGACTTAAATAAATCAAATATTTTAGAAGGAGACAAAAAATAA
- a CDS encoding L-threonine 3-dehydrogenase, producing MKRIIVTGCLGQIGSELIARLRKDKGTENVLATDIKKPENHPVIKNGLFETLDVLDEVKMYDLAKNFKADTIIHLASLLSATAEDKPQFAWHLNMTGLMNALETARKLNLKFFTPSSIGAFGPETPKVNTPQDTIQRPKTMYGITKTAGELLCDYYYNKFGVDTRGVRFPGLISYDTLPGGGTTDYAVEIYYEAIKKGMYKSPIGKGTYMDMMYMPDAIDSIIKLLETPQEKLIHRNAFNVSAMSFDPEEIKNSIKKFIPSFSMTYEVNPKLQKIANSWPDSLDVSAAKKEWGFSPKYNLDEMSKDMIEKLNKKLA from the coding sequence ATGAAAAGAATTATTGTAACAGGTTGTTTAGGTCAAATAGGATCGGAATTAATTGCTCGTTTAAGAAAAGACAAAGGAACTGAAAATGTTCTTGCAACCGATATAAAAAAACCTGAAAATCACCCTGTTATTAAAAATGGGTTATTTGAAACTTTAGATGTTTTAGATGAAGTTAAAATGTATGATCTTGCTAAAAATTTTAAAGCCGATACAATTATTCATTTAGCCTCATTGCTATCTGCAACAGCAGAAGATAAACCGCAATTTGCTTGACATTTAAACATGACAGGTCTTATGAATGCTTTAGAAACAGCAAGAAAACTAAATTTGAAATTTTTTACACCAAGTTCGATTGGAGCATTTGGGCCAGAAACACCTAAAGTAAATACGCCTCAAGATACTATCCAACGTCCTAAAACAATGTATGGAATTACTAAAACTGCGGGTGAGTTATTATGTGATTATTACTATAATAAATTTGGGGTTGACACAAGAGGAGTTCGTTTTCCGGGATTAATTTCTTATGATACTTTACCTGGCGGAGGAACAACTGATTATGCTGTTGAAATTTATTATGAGGCAATAAAAAAAGGTATGTATAAATCTCCTATTGGTAAAGGTACTTATATGGATATGATGTATATGCCTGATGCTATTGATAGTATTATTAAGTTGTTAGAAACACCGCAAGAAAAATTAATTCATAGAAATGCTTTTAATGTGTCTGCAATGTCTTTTGATCCTGAAGAAATTAAAAATAGTATTAAAAAATTTATTCCAAGTTTTTCAATGACTTATGAAGTAAATCCAAAATTGCAAAAAATTGCGAATTCTTGACCTGATTCTTTAGATGTATCAGCCGCTAAAAAAGAGTGAGGCTTTTCTCCTAAATATAATTTAGATGAAATGTCTAAAGATATGATTGAAAAATTAAATAAAAAACTAGCTTAA
- a CDS encoding 2-oxo acid dehydrogenase subunit E2 — protein MLGQSVVFETNTLNSSESSNRRALARAKMLGQSPEIVSKPVSIQQIQQNVEKAVSNSQVQPLISLANELKREKVTPIRKAIAKAMKNSWSNVAYTNLVNEINVGSLVSLREKIKDSVQDLTGVKVTFLPFIIKAITLALKEFPVLMAKYDEQASELVYSGTLNIGIAVDTEAGLMVPVIKNADKLNIIEIAKEITRLAVAARDKKIKADELKGSDFTVTNYASVGSLFGIPVINYPDMAIAGIGVIKDEPIVTKNGIVAGKIMNLTVAADHRWVDGATIGRFAQKVKHFLENPELLGVF, from the coding sequence ATGTTAGGACAAAGTGTTGTTTTTGAAACAAATACTTTAAACAGTAGTGAATCTTCAAACAGAAGAGCATTAGCAAGAGCTAAAATGTTAGGACAAAGCCCTGAGATTGTTTCAAAACCAGTTTCCATTCAACAAATTCAACAAAATGTTGAAAAAGCTGTTTCAAATTCTCAAGTTCAACCTTTGATTTCTTTAGCTAATGAATTAAAAAGAGAAAAAGTGACTCCTATTAGAAAAGCTATTGCAAAAGCAATGAAAAATTCTTGATCAAATGTTGCTTATACTAATTTAGTAAATGAAATTAATGTTGGTTCTCTAGTTTCTTTAAGAGAAAAAATTAAAGATTCCGTTCAAGATTTAACTGGAGTTAAAGTAACTTTTTTACCTTTTATAATTAAAGCTATAACTTTAGCATTAAAAGAATTTCCTGTTTTAATGGCTAAATATGATGAACAAGCAAGCGAACTAGTTTATTCAGGAACTTTAAATATTGGAATTGCAGTCGATACCGAAGCAGGACTAATGGTTCCTGTTATAAAAAATGCAGATAAACTAAATATAATTGAAATTGCTAAAGAAATTACTAGACTTGCAGTTGCTGCTAGAGATAAAAAAATCAAGGCAGATGAACTAAAAGGAAGTGATTTTACAGTTACAAATTATGCTTCTGTAGGTTCGTTATTCGGAATTCCTGTTATTAATTATCCTGATATGGCAATTGCTGGTATTGGTGTAATTAAAGATGAACCAATTGTTACAAAAAATGGAATTGTTGCAGGTAAAATTATGAATCTTACTGTTGCAGCAGATCATAGATGAGTTGATGGGGCTACAATTGGAAGATTTGCTCAAAAAGTAAAACACTTTTTAGAAAACCCAGAACTATTAGGAGTGTTTTAA
- a CDS encoding dephospho-CoA kinase — translation MIAITGKSGAGKTYYSTKLRKLGYKVFIGDEFNNIIYSFNNEGYNLVKNHISGTLVNEKGVDKPKLVAWILEDFKNNLEKLKNLIEPLHFEHLKKNKYDFAELALITKESNFRDLFLEIIFLNISENKRKKNLIEKRKISLEQYLNINKKIADHSEGKHFFNIKFEIDSVKEEDVLNYLINKSKNSN, via the coding sequence ATGATAGCAATTACAGGAAAAAGTGGTGCAGGCAAAACTTACTATAGCACTAAATTAAGAAAATTAGGTTACAAAGTATTTATTGGAGATGAATTTAATAATATAATTTATTCTTTTAATAATGAAGGTTACAACTTAGTAAAAAATCATATAAGCGGTACTTTAGTTAATGAAAAAGGTGTTGATAAACCAAAATTAGTTGCTTGAATTTTAGAAGATTTTAAAAATAATTTGGAAAAATTGAAAAATTTAATAGAACCTTTGCATTTTGAACATTTAAAAAAAAATAAATATGATTTTGCAGAACTTGCTCTTATAACTAAAGAATCAAATTTTAGAGATTTATTTTTAGAAATAATTTTTCTTAATATTTCAGAAAATAAAAGAAAGAAAAATTTAATTGAAAAAAGAAAAATTAGTCTTGAACAATATTTAAATATAAATAAAAAAATTGCTGACCATAGTGAAGGCAAACATTTTTTCAATATTAAATTTGAAATTGATAGTGTAAAAGAAGAAGATGTTTTGAATTATCTAATTAATAAAAGCAAAAATAGTAATTAA
- a CDS encoding LemA family protein, producing the protein MKSVNMRESVNEKSFSPNADNRIRRPENPLWLKIIFWISFVLIIPIIFYIVWYIKTKNYFIELQTRINQQASGIDIQLAKRRDTLVKTYESVKGYLRHEKDIQENIAKLRSQAINPENRGEVASQIENLTSQFKISFENYPDLKANTIMIDFMNTIEDLEREIAAARRLYNSDVQRYNQQILSVPGTIVSYNNKLETFPLFVASAQQREDVEIKF; encoded by the coding sequence CTTTCTCTCCAAACGCAGATAATAGAATAAGAAGACCAGAAAACCCATTATGATTAAAAATTATATTTTGAATTTCTTTTGTCTTAATTATTCCAATAATTTTTTATATTGTTTGATACATTAAAACAAAAAATTATTTTATTGAATTACAAACAAGAATTAACCAACAAGCTTCTGGAATTGATATCCAATTAGCAAAAAGAAGAGATACATTGGTTAAAACTTATGAATCTGTAAAAGGATACTTAAGACATGAAAAAGATATTCAAGAAAATATTGCCAAACTTAGAAGTCAAGCAATAAATCCAGAAAATAGAGGAGAAGTTGCTTCGCAAATTGAAAATTTAACTTCTCAATTTAAAATTTCTTTTGAAAATTATCCAGATTTAAAAGCAAACACAATTATGATTGATTTCATGAATACTATTGAAGATCTTGAAAGAGAAATTGCTGCAGCTAGAAGACTTTACAATTCAGATGTTCAAAGATATAACCAACAGATTCTTTCTGTACCTGGAACAATTGTTTCTTACAATAATAAATTAGAAACATTCCCACTCTTTGTTGCTTCAGCGCAACAAAGAGAAGATGTTGAAATTAAATTTTAG
- a CDS encoding 2-oxo acid dehydrogenase subunit E2 encodes MENKIIITPLAKNLALKLKIDITKLKPSKNKLRIYQEDVLNFSKNSATSNSNLQLAKSQFDPTSQTVAKREKVTPIRKAIAKAMTNSWENVAYTNLVTKIDATSLWESRTRIKDAILKDEGVNVTFLPFIIKAINVSLKKFPILTAKYDEQNSELIYPKTLNLGIAVDTEAGLMVPVIKNADKLNIIEIAKEITRLAVAARDKKIKADELKGSDFTVTNYASVGSLYGVPVINYPDIAIAGIGAIVDKAIISDKGIVAGKVLYLTVAADHRWVDGATIGRFAQEVKKLLENPDMLGVY; translated from the coding sequence ATGGAAAACAAAATCATAATCACGCCACTTGCAAAAAATTTAGCACTGAAATTAAAAATTGATATTACTAAATTAAAACCATCAAAAAATAAATTAAGAATTTATCAAGAAGATGTTTTGAATTTTAGTAAAAATTCAGCTACAAGTAATAGCAATTTACAACTAGCTAAATCTCAATTTGATCCAACTTCTCAAACAGTTGCCAAGAGAGAAAAAGTAACACCAATAAGAAAAGCAATAGCTAAAGCAATGACAAATTCTTGAGAAAATGTTGCTTATACAAATTTAGTAACAAAAATAGATGCTACATCTTTATGAGAATCAAGAACAAGAATTAAAGATGCTATTTTAAAAGATGAAGGAGTCAATGTAACTTTTTTACCTTTTATTATCAAAGCCATCAATGTTTCGCTAAAAAAATTTCCAATTTTAACTGCAAAATATGATGAGCAAAATAGCGAATTAATTTATCCTAAAACATTAAATTTAGGAATTGCAGTCGATACCGAAGCAGGACTAATGGTTCCTGTTATAAAAAATGCAGATAAACTAAATATAATTGAAATTGCTAAAGAAATTACTAGACTTGCAGTTGCTGCTAGAGATAAAAAAATCAAGGCAGATGAACTAAAAGGAAGTGATTTTACAGTTACGAATTATGCTTCAGTAGGGTCATTATATGGAGTACCTGTTATAAATTATCCAGATATTGCAATTGCAGGAATTGGAGCAATTGTTGACAAGGCAATCATTAGTGATAAAGGAATTGTTGCAGGGAAAGTATTATACTTAACCGTTGCAGCCGATCATAGATGAGTAGATGGAGCAACAATCGGAAGATTTGCTCAAGAAGTTAAAAAATTATTAGAAAATCCAGATATGTTAGGAGTGTATTAA